The DNA sequence CTGCCCCGGGAGCTCTTCCCCCTGCTGTTCAAGGTGGCGTTCATGGACAAGAAGACGGTTGTGCTGCGGGAGCTGGTGCACACATGGCCCTTCCCACTGCTGAGCTTCCAGCAGCTGCTGCAGGAGTGTGCCCACTGCAGCCGCACCCTGCTGCAGGAGTGTGCCCACTGCAGCCGCACCCTGCTGCAGGAGCGGCTCAGCACAGAAAGCGTGCAGGCTGTGATCTTGGGGTTGACCGCCCGGCTTCACACTTCAGGAAAGGAGGCTGGCACGCAGCCCCTTTGCAGGTACGCATTTGTCTGAGGGGCCCACAGGCTAGGAGTACAGAGAAGATTCACTGGGTTGGCGCCAGGGTGGTCCTGAGGTGAGAAGGAGCGCGGGAGCGCAGGGTGGGAATAGCCATAGCTTTGGTACAGGCGGCTGGGAGGAAGGTAGGCCTTGCCCCCTCATTCCCTGCCTCGGGCCATCCTTGTTCCCAGGAAACATGCATTGCGGGTACTGGATATGACTGGTCTTCTGGATGATGGCGTGGAGCAGGATCCTGGAACCATGAGCATGTGGGACTGCACAGCCGCTGTCGCCAGAACGTGCATTGCCCAGCAGCAGGGCGGGACTGCTGAGCCAGGGCTGTCCCCGGTCCCCGTGGAAGTTCGTGTAGACCTTCGGGTGAACCGGGCTTCCTACACATTCCTTCGTGAGGCACTCCAAAGTAGTGTGGACAGCCCCCTGCGGCTCTGCTGCCGGGACCTCCGGGCTGAGGATCTGCCCATGCGCAACACTGTAGCCCTGCTGCAGCTTCTAGATGCGGGCTGTCTGCGCCGGATAGACCTGCGCTTCAATAACTTGGGCTTGCGAGGCCTGTCTGTCATTATCCCACACGTGGCCCGCTTTCAGCACCTAGCCAGCCTGAGGCTGCACTATGTGCATGGGGACTCGAGGCAGCCTTCTGTGGATGGTGAGGACAACTTTCGCTACTTTCTGGCGCAGATGGGCCGCTTTATCTGCCTTCGGGAGCTCAGCATGGGCTCCTCTCTCCTTTCAGGCCGGTTGGAACAGCTGCTCAGGTGAGTGGTCCCCACCATGGCTCTGTCCCCTCTTTGTATGAGGACTCCTTGGCCTACCCGCCCATGACCCTTCTGTAACCCCTTGTCCCTGCAGCACCCTGCAGAGCCCCCTGGAGAGCCTAGAGCTGGCCTTCTGCGCACTGCTGCCCGAGGACCTGCGCTTCTTGGCTCAGAGCCCTCATGCTCCCCACCTCAA is a window from the Microtus ochrogaster isolate Prairie Vole_2 chromosome 15, MicOch1.0, whole genome shotgun sequence genome containing:
- the Lrrc14 gene encoding leucine-rich repeat-containing protein 14 isoform X1; amino-acid sequence: MSWCRWAGIRARPRDGSCKGHGTWTDSREVPLCGDGPGWLSAQPSAMHTLVFLSTRQVLQRQPAACQALPLLPRELFPLLFKVAFMDKKTVVLRELVHTWPFPLLSFQQLLQECAHCSRTLLQECAHCSRTLLQERLSTESVQAVILGLTARLHTSGKEAGTQPLCRKHALRVLDMTGLLDDGVEQDPGTMSMWDCTAAVARTCIAQQQGGTAEPGLSPVPVEVRVDLRVNRASYTFLREALQSSVDSPLRLCCRDLRAEDLPMRNTVALLQLLDAGCLRRIDLRFNNLGLRGLSVIIPHVARFQHLASLRLHYVHGDSRQPSVDGEDNFRYFLAQMGRFICLRELSMGSSLLSGRLEQLLSTLQSPLESLELAFCALLPEDLRFLAQSPHAPHLKKLDLSGNDLSGNQLIPFQGLLQAAAATLLHLELTECQLADAQLLATLPTLTRCASLRYLGLYGNPLSMAGLKELLRDSVVQAELRTVVHPFPVDCYEGLPWPPPVSVLLEASINEEKFARVEAELHQLLLASGRAHVLWTTDIYGRLAADYFRL
- the Lrrc14 gene encoding leucine-rich repeat-containing protein 14 isoform X2 — its product is MHTLVFLSTRQVLQRQPAACQALPLLPRELFPLLFKVAFMDKKTVVLRELVHTWPFPLLSFQQLLQECAHCSRTLLQECAHCSRTLLQERLSTESVQAVILGLTARLHTSGKEAGTQPLCRKHALRVLDMTGLLDDGVEQDPGTMSMWDCTAAVARTCIAQQQGGTAEPGLSPVPVEVRVDLRVNRASYTFLREALQSSVDSPLRLCCRDLRAEDLPMRNTVALLQLLDAGCLRRIDLRFNNLGLRGLSVIIPHVARFQHLASLRLHYVHGDSRQPSVDGEDNFRYFLAQMGRFICLRELSMGSSLLSGRLEQLLSTLQSPLESLELAFCALLPEDLRFLAQSPHAPHLKKLDLSGNDLSGNQLIPFQGLLQAAAATLLHLELTECQLADAQLLATLPTLTRCASLRYLGLYGNPLSMAGLKELLRDSVVQAELRTVVHPFPVDCYEGLPWPPPVSVLLEASINEEKFARVEAELHQLLLASGRAHVLWTTDIYGRLAADYFRL